DNA from Bacteroides zoogleoformans:
GGCAAGGGTGCAAACTTCGATAGGAGTCATCCCCATTTGGGTGGCTTTCTTCAACCGCTCTTGATTCCAGAACTTCCGGTGTTCTTTCTGCATTCGCTCAAAGAAATCTTCTACACTCATGTTCCAATATACCTGATAGGTATCGGGAATAAACAGGCAAGGGATTGTTTCTTTGTTGTATCCTGATTTTTGTTGGAAGGCGGGTGAGTTGATAGCTTTTGCAATTTCGGCAGAATCAATCATAAGCTGCTTTCCTATGCTACGCGCCAGTCTGTCCATTGTACGTACGCTCCCTATGGTGAGGTTCATAGGCTCCTGATGGTTTCGATACAGGCGGCTGAATACTTGGTATATACTTTCTTTGGGATGTATGGCATAACGCCCGGTGTGTATGTTTTGAGCATATTTGCGATAGCGTGCCATCCAATGGAAGCCCTTGAAGTTTTTGGGCTTTCCTTGTTCTTTCACTTTATTATATATGGAGTCGGCGGTGTCGTCTCGATCTATATAGATGTAAGTTATCTTTTTAGGATAGAACTGAGGGGAAAACAAGTAGTAGTAGATGATTCCTGCGCAGCTTATGCAGCCGAGAAGCAGTGCTATGGACACACTGATGAGTACTTTCCTTTTTTTCATGCTCCTTTAAACAAAGTTTTTTTGATTGGGGCAAAGTTAGCAAAATAGAAATTACTTAATGGCTTTGTGTCCCGATATTTTATTATGGATAGGGGCGGGAAAGAAAAAAAGATTGATACCCGGCTTGTCGGGTATCAATCTTACGAGAGAGCCGCTAGCCAGACTTGAACTGGCGACCTACGCGTTACGAATGCGTTGCTCTACCAACTGAGCTATAGCGGCAATAAGTTATTGCTTACGGGGCGCAAAGGTACGCTTTTATTTGAATAAACAAAAAGATTCGCCGTTTTTTTTAAAAAGAGATTAGAGAGCATAATATAATAGTGTGTTTTCTTTTGATAAAAGTTGGAAAATAGAATAAAAAAACTTATCTTTGTAGTCAAACTTTGATACAAAAACTAAAAATGTATTTTTTTCTGTTTCTTGGCAAAGTCATGAAAGGGGAGATACAGTAGACTAAACTTAAATTTTGGCTGATTATGGAATTAAAAAGATTCTGCAAAAGTTTCTTTTCTCGCATTGCCTCTAAGTGGGCGGTGTTGCTGGTAGATGCCGGTGTCGTGATGGTTTCCATGCTTTTTGCATGTGTTTTGCAATATGGCCCTTTATTTATGAATAAGAATCCTTTTTGCATGTGGTTGATACTGTTTGCCGTATTATGCAATGTTTGTTCTTTCCGGTTCTTCCACACCTATGTAGGGGTTATTCGATTTTCTTCTTTTGTTGATATTCGCCGGATGTTTTTAAGTCTTACATTGAGTTATGGCCTTTTGATTTTGTGTAACTTCTGCTGGGTTGCCATGGGAGGCCGGCAGGTTTTGCCAAATGGCCTTCTTTTTATGGCATATGTTTTTACATTCTTCCTAATGTTTTGTATGCGTATTGCAGTAAAGATGATTTATGAATATGCTATCTTTGATGCACACCCATGTGAGAATGTTTTCATTTATGGATTCCAAGGCACAGGAGTGGGAGTTGCAAGGGCTTTGAGGGTGAGTTGTAGTGATTCGCACCGTTTATGCGGATTTATCTCGGATGAGTCGGATATGATAGGTAAATGCGTTATGGGATATCGGGTATATCCCAATGATGAGTTCTTGTTTGAACGATTGAGAGATAAGAATGTGCATACCATTGTCGTTTCTCCAAATAAAATCTCCGAACTGGAAAGTTCCGGAGTTTTGGATAATTTCCATGCTCATCATATTCATGTACTGACTGTTCCTCCCTTGAGCGATTATGTGGAGGAGGGCTTGATGAGGGAAAAACAAAATGAAGAGAAGGACATGAAAATACAGAGATGTGTTGGCAAGAAGATAGGGCCGGCTTGTATGGAAGGTTGCAGAATCATGGTAACGGGAGCTGCCGGAACTGTGGGGAGAGAAATTGTCCGTCAATTGGCCGTTTTGAATCCTTCCCGGTTAATTCTGGTAGATCAGGCTGAATCTCCTTTGTATGATGTGCAATTGGAACTTGCTGACCATTGGAAAAATCTGCCGGTTCGTGTGCTGGTGGCCGATGTGGCGAATTATACTCGTATGGAGGCTATTTTTAGAGAGACGCGTCCGCAGGTGGTTTTTCATGCTGCGGCCTATAAACATAGGCAATTGATGGAGAATTATGTGTCGGAGGCCATTCAGACAAACGTGTTGGGTACGGTCAATATAACCGACCTGTCGGTGAAGTATGACGTAAGCCGCATGATTCTGATTTCTACGGATGGGGCACATCATCCGGAAAACAGCATGGAGTATAGCAAGCGGATGGCAGAGCTGTATGTACAGTCGTATAGTCGGAATTTATGGCGCGAAAGGAAAAATGATACCCGTTTGCTGATTGTTCGTTTTGGTGATGTTTGTTCCAAGGGCGATTGCAATCTGATAACCTTGCCCGAGGCTTGTAAACTTGTTTTGGAGGTGGGGAGCGGAGGAGAGTCCGGAGAGATTTATCTGTTGGATAAAATAAATCATGAAACTTCAATGCAAGATGCGCCATTTGTTTTTGAACATGCCCTCGTGCGGAAATGTGTTGCTGATTTGATAGGACGTAGCTATACGGATGAGGCTTCGGTTCTGACAAGTGAGATGAAAAGATATGTGCAGAAGTTTGCGAAAAGAGACAAACCGTTTATACAGTCTTTTAGGGTTGATATCTCTCAAAAATCATACATCAGAAATGTTGTACACTTTTATTTTCCCATCTTATTGGAAATCTTTCATTAAACGTTTTGGCTGTTTTAAAAAACCTCTTTATCTTTGCGGCCATTAAATGTATTATTTTTTTTATTAATAAAATCTCATGCGCTCATTTTTAATCTCGTTTTTCTGTCTCTTTCTCCTCTGCGGCACTGTTTACGCTCAACATATGTCCGATGAGCAGGTTGTGGAGTATGTGAAGCAGGCACAGGCATCTGGAAAGTCTCAAAAACAGATGACAACAGAATTGTTACGCCGTGGTGTTACCCAGGAACAAGTCTTGCGTATCAAGAATCGGTATGAATCTGCTACCGGCACATCCGGAAGTACCGGTAACCAGCTTAGTAGGATACGCAAAAGTGGCGCTGCCATAGGAGAATCTTATGAGGCTTCCGAATTGGAAGATCAAAAGGCTATCGTTGATGAAAGGCGAGAAAGCGTTTCTGTGCCGGCAGTGGCTTCCGGTCGTCAGATTTTTGGCCATAATTTATTCAATAGCAGGAATCTGTCATTCGAGCCGAGTGCCAATCTTGCTACTCCTCCGAATTATCGTCTTGGCCCCGGTGATGAGGTGATTATTGATATTTGGGGAGCTTCTGAGAATACTATTCGCCAAGTAATCAGTCCTGAAGGAAGTATTCAGGTGAAGGATTTAGGGCCTGTTCATCTGAATGGAATGACGGTCAAGGAAGCCAACCAGTATTTGCAACGGGAGTTTTCCAAGATATATTCGGGAATAGGAGGTAATGAGCCTAACTCTCAAATACGATTGACTTTGGGAGATGTGCGCACTATACAAATCAATGTGATGGGTGAAGTGTCTGTCCCCGGTACCTATACTCTTTCTGCTTTTTCTACCATCTTTCATGCATTGTATCGTGCCGGTGGTGTAAACAATATCGGAAGTTTGCGTGCCATTCGGTTGGTGCGCAACGGGAAAACGATAGAAACCCTTGATGTGTATGGACTCATCATGAAAGGAAAGATGAATGACGATATCCGTCTTCAGGAAGGTGATGTGATTATCGTAAGTCCCTATCACTCTTTGGTTGAGGTAGTGGGTAAGGTAAAACGCCCTATGTATTATGAGATGAAGACTACCGAGACTATCGCTAATTTGTTGGACTATTCCGGCGGATTTACCGGCGACGCGTATAAAAAGGCTGTACGTATCATTCGAAAGAGCGGCCGCGAACATCAGGTCTTTAATGTTGATGAAATGGATTATTCCGTATTCCGTTTGGATGACGGAGACATGATCACTATTGATGCCGTGCTCGATCGCTTTGAAAATAAGGTAGAAGTGAGCGGTGCCGTCTATCGTCCCGGGATTTATCAGCTGAACGGTGAGGTCAATACCGTGAAGCAATTGATAAAGAAATCGGAAGGTCTGCGCGGAGATGCTTTCTTGAATCGTGTTTTGCTGAATCGCGAACGCGAAGACTATACGCACGAGATGGTAGCTATCGATTTGAACAAGCTTCTGAATGGAACCGAAGCGGATATACCTCTTCGGAAGAATGACCATCTTTATATTCCGAGTATTCATGAACTGAAAGAGGAGGAGACAGTCTCTATCTATGGTGAAGTTCTGAATCCGGGCACTTTCCTTTATGCGGATAATATGACGATTGAGGATTTGATTATTCAGGCAGGAGGATTGAAAGAGGCCGCAGCCAGTACACGGGTAAGCG
Protein-coding regions in this window:
- the mltG gene encoding endolytic transglycosylase MltG, yielding MKKRKVLISVSIALLLGCISCAGIIYYYLFSPQFYPKKITYIYIDRDDTADSIYNKVKEQGKPKNFKGFHWMARYRKYAQNIHTGRYAIHPKESIYQVFSRLYRNHQEPMNLTIGSVRTMDRLARSIGKQLMIDSAEIAKAINSPAFQQKSGYNKETIPCLFIPDTYQVYWNMSVEDFFERMQKEHRKFWNQERLKKATQMGMTPIEVCTLASIVEEETNNNQEKPMVAGLYINRLHLNMPLQADPTIKFALQDFGLRRIANVHLNIDSPYNTYRNTGLPPGPIRIPTPVGLDAVLNYAKHDYIYMCAKEDFSGTHNFASSYADHMKNARKYWKALNERNIFN
- a CDS encoding SDR family NAD(P)-dependent oxidoreductase — protein: MGYRVYPNDEFLFERLRDKNVHTIVVSPNKISELESSGVLDNFHAHHIHVLTVPPLSDYVEEGLMREKQNEEKDMKIQRCVGKKIGPACMEGCRIMVTGAAGTVGREIVRQLAVLNPSRLILVDQAESPLYDVQLELADHWKNLPVRVLVADVANYTRMEAIFRETRPQVVFHAAAYKHRQLMENYVSEAIQTNVLGTVNITDLSVKYDVSRMILISTDGAHHPENSMEYSKRMAELYVQSYSRNLWRERKNDTRLLIVRFGDVCSKGDCNLITLPEACKLVLEVGSGGESGEIYLLDKINHETSMQDAPFVFEHALVRKCVADLIGRSYTDEASVLTSEMKRYVQKFAKRDKPFIQSFRVDISQKSYIRNVVHFYFPILLEIFH
- a CDS encoding SLBB domain-containing protein; its protein translation is MRSFLISFFCLFLLCGTVYAQHMSDEQVVEYVKQAQASGKSQKQMTTELLRRGVTQEQVLRIKNRYESATGTSGSTGNQLSRIRKSGAAIGESYEASELEDQKAIVDERRESVSVPAVASGRQIFGHNLFNSRNLSFEPSANLATPPNYRLGPGDEVIIDIWGASENTIRQVISPEGSIQVKDLGPVHLNGMTVKEANQYLQREFSKIYSGIGGNEPNSQIRLTLGDVRTIQINVMGEVSVPGTYTLSAFSTIFHALYRAGGVNNIGSLRAIRLVRNGKTIETLDVYGLIMKGKMNDDIRLQEGDVIIVSPYHSLVEVVGKVKRPMYYEMKTTETIANLLDYSGGFTGDAYKKAVRIIRKSGREHQVFNVDEMDYSVFRLDDGDMITIDAVLDRFENKVEVSGAVYRPGIYQLNGEVNTVKQLIKKSEGLRGDAFLNRVLLNREREDYTHEMVAIDLNKLLNGTEADIPLRKNDHLYIPSIHELKEEETVSIYGEVLNPGTFLYADNMTIEDLIIQAGGLKEAAASTRVSVSRRIKSPESISYSTKLAETFMFDIKNGLVVGTEHFILEPYDVVQIRRSPAYQEQRTVSLAGEVLFGGSYTLLKKNERLSELIERAGGITPEAYVKGARLIRRRNEEERRREMDALRMARSSAGKDSISVEKLVISENYTVGVDMEKALANPGSDYDIVLRAGDVVYIPEFINTVKISGSVMYPNTVTWTKGAKLKYYINMAGGYSENAKKKKVYIINLNGTVSRAKKYSMALIQPGCEIVVPTKKERQGLKMAEFLTMGSMTASIAAMVATVANSFRK